A window of the Cucurbita pepo subsp. pepo cultivar mu-cu-16 chromosome LG01, ASM280686v2, whole genome shotgun sequence genome harbors these coding sequences:
- the LOC111804070 gene encoding receptor protein kinase-like protein ZAR1 has protein sequence MMEKNLLFLVLDLVLFFQFQVSFRVFSLSPDGLSLLSLKSAVDQSPDSSVFSDWNEDDSTPCRWSGISCMNVSGDSRVVGIALSGKNLHGYIPSELGSLVYLRRLNLHNNNFYGSIPEQLFNATSLHSLFLYSNNLSGSFPPSICNIPRLQNLDLSNNSLAGPIPDELKNCKQLQHLILARNQFDGEIPSGMWSRMDNLLQLDLSSNDFSGSIPEDLGELKTLTGTLNLSFNHLSGKIPKTLGDLPVTVSFDLRSNNLSGSIPQTGSFANQGPTAFLNNPDLCGFPLQKSCGNSERGSPGNTDSKPSYIAPRKGLSAGLIILISAADAAGVAFIGLIIVYIYWRRKDDSNGCSCTAKRKFGGNQKDFCGFPCMNGQDKNEESEMEEPENSDRSKEEGGLVAIDKGFTFELDELLRASAYVLGKSGLGIVYKVVLGNGIPVAVRRVGEGGEQRYKEFVAEVQAIGRVKHPNIVKLRAYYWAPDEKLLISDFISNGNLASALRGRNGQPSSVLSWSTRLRIAKGTARGLAYLHECSPRKFVHGDIKPSNILLDNDFQPHISDFGLNRLISITGNNPSSSGGLIGGAFSYLKSVQTERTNNYCAPEARAPGGRPTQKWDVYSFGVMVLELLTGKSPELSPNTSTSLEIPDLVRWVRKGFEEAMPLSDLVDPALLQEVHAKKEVLAVFHVALACTESDPELRPRMKTVSESFDRMGS, from the exons ATGATGGAGAAGAATCTGCTGTTTCTTGTCCTcgatttggttttgttttttcaatttcaggtCTCGTTTAGGGTGTTTTCCCTCTCGCCGGACGGTCTCTCGCTTCTTTCTCTCAAGTCGGCGGTCGACCAGTCGCCtgattcctctgttttctccGATTGGAACGAGGATGACTCTACGCCTTGCCGATGGTCTGGCATTTCTTGTATGAATGTTTCTGGCGACTCGCGTGTCGTTGGGATTGCTCTCTCTGGTAAGAATCTCCATGGCTATATTCCTTCTGAGCTTGGGTCGCTTGTCTATCTCCGGCGATTGAACCTCCATAACAATAATTTCTACGGCTCCATACCTGAGCAGTTGTTTAATGCTACCTCATTGCATAGCTTATTTCTCTATAGCAATAATCTATCTGGTTCTTTTCCCCCTTCGATCTGCAACATTCCGAGGCTTCAGAACCTCGATCTCTCCAATAATTCTCTCGCCGGACCAATTCCCGACGAATTGAAGAATTGTAAACAGTTGCAGCATTTAATACTCGCCAGAAATCAATTTGACGGAGAAATCCCGTCTGGTATGTGGTCAAGGATGGATAATTTACTTCAACTCGATCTCTCATCCAACGATTTCAGTGGATCGATTCCGGAGGATTTGGGGGAACTGAAGACACTTACCGGTACGCTGAACCTGTCCTTCAATCATTTATCGGGTAAAATTCCGAAGACTCTCGGAGATTTGCCGGTGACGGTGAGTTTCGACCTTCGGAGCAACAATCTGAGCGGAAGCATACCTCAGACGGGTTCCTTCGCGAATCAGGGACCGACTGCATTTCTCAATAACCCCGACTTGTGCGGATTTCCTCTTCAGAAATCTTGTGGGAATTCAGAACGTGGCTCACCGGGTAATACGGATTCTAAGCCATCTTACATTGCTCCTAGAAAAGGATTGAGCGCCGGACTAATCATTCTCATCTCGGCCGCCGACGCGGCCGGAGTAGCGTTTATCGGCCTGATAATAGTGTACATATATTGGCGAAGGAAGGACGATTCGAACGGCTGTAGCTGTACGGCCAAAAGAAAATTCGGTGGGAACCAGAAAGATTTCTGCGGTTTTCCTTGTATGAATGGACAAGATAAGAATGAGGAGTCCGAAATGGAGGAACCGGAGAACAGTGACAGAAGCAAAGAAGAAGGAGGGCTTGTGGCCATAGACAAAGGCTTTACGTTCGAGCTCGACGAGCTACTGAGAGCATCAGCCTATGTGCTGGGAAAGAGTGGACTAGGGATTGTGTACAAAGTGGTCCTTGGAAATGGGATTCCGGTGGCCGTACGGCGGGTGGGCGAAGGCGGAGAACAGAGGTATAAAGAGTTCGTGGCGGAGGTGCAGGCCATTGGAAGGGTAAAGCATCCCAATATCGTGAAACTGAGAGCTTATTATTGGGCGCCGGATGAGAAGCTTTTGATCAGTGATTTTATCTCCAATGGAAACTTGGCCTCTGCACTTCGCG GGAGAAACGGGCAGCCATCTTCAGTGCTTTCATGGTCAACGAGACTGAGAATTGCCAAGGGAACCGCAAGGGGGTTGGCTTATCTACACGAATGCAGTCCAAGAAAATTCGTCCATGGCGACATCAAGCCCTCCAACATTCTCCTCGACAACGATTTCCAGCCCCACATCTCTGACTTCGGCCTCAACCGTTTAATCAGCATCACCGGCAACAACCCCTCCTCCTCCGGCGGCCTAATTGGCGGCGCCTTCTCATACCTCAAGTCCGTCCAAACCGAACGCACCAACAACTACTGCGCGCCGGAGGCCCGTGCCCCTGGCGGTCGTCCCACCCAAAAATGGGACGTCTATTCCTTCGGAGTCATGGTCCTCGAATTGCTCACCGGAAAGTCACCGGAGCTTTCTCCCAACACGTCGACTTCTTTGGAGATTCCAGATTTGGTGAGATGGGTCAGAAAAGGATTTGAAGAAGCAATGCCATTGTCGGATTTGGTTGACCCTGCTCTGCTACAAGAAGTACATGCCAAGAAAGAGGTCCTCGCCGTATTCCACGTGGCGCTCGCTTGTACAGAGAGCGACCCGGAACTCCGGCCCAGAATGAAAACAGTGTCAGAGAGTTTCGACAGGATGGGATCGTAA